A region from the Sphingobacteriales bacterium genome encodes:
- a CDS encoding NAD(P)/FAD-dependent oxidoreductase — protein MASKKDFSVLITGTGFSGICVGIQLKKAGFHNFKIVEKAAEVGGTWRDNHYPGAACDVKSNLYSYSFEPNPNWTREYSPQKEILEYTRNCVQKYDLEKHILFNWEVKSARYQEDKAIWNLINTKGEQLSSNVVVFGNGPLHLPSIPDINGIKNFKGTVFHSAQWNHDYDLNGKNVCVIGTGASAIQFVPEIQPKVKQLYLMQRTAPWVLPKPDGEFTPTQHTLFEKIPLVQKLNRDFIYYLNEAQVVGMIYNENILKMGEVLGKRHINKYIKDPDLRKKLTPTYRLGCKRVLLSNNYYQALAQPNLEVVTDGIEKFTKDSVVTKDGTSRKIDAVILGTGFHVADSFQYYDVMGKDGITFQKAFENGPEAYYGTSVHHFPNMFMMLGPNTGLGHNSMIYMIESQTNYIIDAISKMQQQHIRSIEVKKEVQDTFNAEIQRKLEGTVWQSGCKSWYVSEAGKNHTVWPGFTLEFRNRTRHVHLGDYTVEKEKVRQQEAELV, from the coding sequence ATGGCATCTAAGAAAGATTTTTCTGTTCTCATTACCGGTACCGGATTCTCCGGGATTTGTGTTGGCATACAGTTGAAAAAGGCAGGATTTCACAATTTTAAGATAGTGGAAAAAGCCGCCGAAGTGGGCGGAACCTGGCGGGATAACCACTATCCCGGAGCGGCGTGTGATGTGAAATCGAATCTGTATTCGTATTCCTTTGAACCAAACCCGAACTGGACAAGAGAATATTCTCCTCAGAAGGAAATCCTGGAATACACCAGAAATTGTGTACAGAAATATGATTTGGAAAAGCATATCCTCTTCAACTGGGAAGTGAAATCCGCCCGCTATCAGGAAGACAAGGCAATATGGAATCTGATCAATACAAAAGGCGAACAATTATCTTCCAATGTGGTGGTATTCGGCAACGGCCCGTTACATCTGCCCAGTATCCCGGATATAAACGGAATTAAAAATTTTAAAGGAACCGTTTTCCATTCCGCGCAGTGGAACCATGACTATGACCTGAACGGCAAGAATGTTTGCGTCATCGGAACGGGTGCCAGTGCCATCCAGTTTGTTCCCGAGATTCAGCCAAAGGTAAAACAACTCTACCTGATGCAGCGCACAGCCCCCTGGGTATTGCCAAAGCCGGATGGGGAATTTACGCCAACCCAGCACACACTATTTGAAAAAATCCCGTTGGTACAGAAGCTCAACCGCGATTTTATCTATTACCTCAACGAGGCGCAGGTAGTCGGCATGATATACAATGAAAATATCCTGAAAATGGGCGAGGTGCTCGGAAAACGACATATCAATAAATATATCAAAGACCCTGACCTCCGTAAAAAACTGACACCTACTTATCGCCTGGGCTGTAAACGGGTATTGTTATCCAATAATTATTATCAGGCACTGGCGCAGCCTAACCTGGAAGTGGTAACGGACGGTATTGAGAAATTTACCAAAGACAGTGTGGTGACGAAAGACGGTACATCCCGAAAGATAGATGCCGTGATATTGGGAACGGGATTCCATGTGGCAGACAGTTTCCAATATTATGATGTGATGGGAAAAGACGGCATCACCTTCCAGAAGGCTTTTGAAAACGGTCCGGAAGCGTACTACGGTACCAGTGTCCATCATTTCCCGAATATGTTCATGATGTTGGGGCCCAATACCGGACTCGGACACAATTCGATGATATATATGATCGAGTCACAGACGAATTACATCATAGATGCGATCAGCAAGATGCAGCAACAGCACATCCGTTCTATCGAAGTGAAGAAAGAGGTACAGGATACATTCAATGCAGAAATACAACGGAAACTGGAAGGTACCGTATGGCAGTCAGGCTGTAAAAGCTGGTATGTGAGTGAGGCCGGAAAGAACCATACCGTTTGGCCGGGCTTTACGCTGGAGTTCAGAAACCGTACCAGACACGTCCACCTCGGCGATTATACCGTAGAAAAAGAAAAGGTGAGACAACAGGAAGCGGAACTGGTATAA
- a CDS encoding alanine racemase: MHHWKKGILFCLLVCSFILLYKKPNKVPCTYSPYFKQLNESLKVNHKGASHAILDMDRLDSNIVVIRRNLDSRFQLRLVTKSLPSVDLLNYLMQQANTNRLMVFSEPFIAELLDKCPADSLDILLGKPLPVDAVARLSGKEHWNTIHWLVDTEQRLKEYVDLAKQKNTTLYIALEINVGLQRGGYDNPEKMAKAIQYIQANHAYVRCIGLMGYDGHVPFVPFYINKKKQILKAFADVQNRYNAFVNGLKPYYTEDEIKAMTLNSGGSRTYFYYKNYKDSMYVNDIAMGSGFLAPAQFPELYTYGHQPALYLASPVLKKIETALLPHAEKISPLVNWWNPNLKVSYFMMGGGWPGDIASPDGIIINTFWNEDDKGYSNLLPNQSILGSSDKNRIQVDDFIFTQPWEGDGMLCFSKVLLYKKTKIVGEWTTYAGGN; encoded by the coding sequence ATGCATCATTGGAAAAAAGGGATACTGTTTTGTCTGCTGGTTTGCAGCTTCATTCTCCTGTACAAAAAACCGAATAAGGTACCATGTACGTATTCGCCTTATTTTAAACAACTCAATGAGTCTCTTAAGGTAAACCATAAAGGCGCATCTCATGCCATTTTGGATATGGACAGATTAGATTCGAATATTGTTGTCATCCGACGCAACCTGGACAGCCGTTTTCAGCTTCGTTTGGTCACCAAGTCATTGCCATCCGTCGATTTGCTGAATTACCTGATGCAGCAGGCAAATACAAACAGGCTGATGGTGTTTTCCGAACCATTCATCGCAGAACTGTTAGATAAATGTCCGGCAGATTCACTGGACATCCTGTTGGGAAAGCCGTTGCCGGTGGATGCCGTTGCCCGCTTGTCCGGGAAAGAACATTGGAATACCATACATTGGCTCGTAGATACCGAACAGCGTCTAAAGGAATATGTGGATTTAGCCAAACAGAAAAATACCACCCTGTATATTGCACTTGAAATCAACGTAGGGTTACAGCGTGGAGGATATGATAACCCGGAAAAGATGGCTAAAGCCATTCAGTATATCCAGGCGAACCATGCGTATGTACGGTGTATCGGTTTGATGGGTTACGACGGGCATGTGCCTTTTGTACCCTTTTACATCAACAAGAAAAAACAGATTTTAAAGGCATTCGCGGATGTGCAAAATAGATATAACGCATTTGTAAATGGCTTGAAACCGTATTATACAGAGGACGAAATTAAGGCGATGACGCTGAACAGCGGGGGCAGCCGTACGTATTTTTATTATAAAAATTACAAAGACAGCATGTATGTAAATGATATTGCCATGGGTTCCGGATTTTTAGCACCTGCCCAGTTTCCGGAATTATATACATACGGGCATCAGCCTGCTCTTTATCTGGCATCACCGGTGTTGAAAAAGATAGAAACGGCCTTGCTGCCGCATGCGGAAAAGATTTCACCATTGGTAAATTGGTGGAATCCGAATTTGAAGGTTTCCTATTTCATGATGGGAGGCGGATGGCCCGGTGATATAGCGTCACCTGACGGCATCATAATAAACACATTTTGGAACGAAGATGATAAAGGCTATTCCAATCTGCTGCCAAATCAGAGCATTTTGGGCAGCTCAGATAAAAACCGGATTCAGGTGGATGATTTCATCTTCACGCAGCCGTGGGAAGGCGATGGCATGCTTTGCTTCAGCAAGGTGTTGTTATATAAAAAAACGAAAATCGTGGGTGAATGGACAACCTATGCCGGTGGAAATTGA
- the rbfA gene encoding 30S ribosome-binding factor RbfA — MESIRQRQVAKIIQVAISDILQQDLSHLLEGAMVTVSGVRVTPDLYTARIYTSIYNHKKPDMVIDNFDKNNKLIRGLLGKKIRNKVRSIPQLEFFRDDTLTEVQNLERIFKEIKEKDAEIEKLRNEENNES, encoded by the coding sequence ATGGAATCTATCAGACAACGGCAAGTAGCCAAAATCATACAAGTGGCCATCAGTGACATCCTGCAGCAGGACCTATCACACCTTTTGGAAGGTGCCATGGTCACCGTATCAGGCGTTCGGGTGACGCCGGATTTATATACCGCCAGAATCTATACCAGCATCTACAACCATAAGAAGCCGGATATGGTTATTGATAATTTCGACAAAAACAACAAACTCATCCGCGGGTTATTGGGTAAAAAAATCAGAAATAAAGTACGTTCCATTCCACAACTGGAGTTTTTCAGAGATGATACACTGACAGAAGTGCAAAACCTGGAGCGTATCTTTAAAGAAATCAAGGAAAAAGACGCGGAAATTGAGAAATTGAGAAACGAAGAGAACAATGAGTCATAA
- a CDS encoding IS110 family transposase, which translates to MVAITEKHHSELYKNLQTIPGLGKRTSMLLIVVTDGFTKFENAKELVSYIGICPRLYESGTSVKGKSRICKMGMSRMRQLLYLCSMRAMSSNKQCKEMYERLKQRGKNGKLALVALANKLVRQAFAIGTGNIAYNPNFSLK; encoded by the coding sequence ATGGTTGCTATCACAGAAAAACATCATTCAGAACTGTATAAAAATTTACAGACGATACCAGGTTTAGGTAAACGTACTTCGATGTTATTAATAGTTGTAACAGATGGATTTACAAAGTTTGAGAATGCAAAAGAATTAGTAAGTTATATTGGCATCTGTCCAAGGTTATATGAATCAGGTACAAGTGTAAAAGGTAAAAGCAGAATATGTAAAATGGGAATGAGTCGAATGCGACAATTATTATATTTATGTTCTATGCGAGCCATGAGTTCAAATAAACAATGTAAAGAAATGTACGAACGATTAAAACAAAGAGGAAAAAATGGAAAATTAGCATTAGTAGCTTTAGCAAACAAACTTGTCAGACAAGCATTTGCCATAGGCACAGGAAATATAGCTTACAATCCTAATTTTTCTTTAAAATAA
- the guaB gene encoding IMP dehydrogenase, translating into METPSLFTSHHKFVGEGLTFDDVLLLPAYSQVLPRETDIRTQVTKNISINIPILSAAMDTVTESVMAIALAREGGIGVLHKNMSIDMQAQEVRKVKRSESGLITDPITLKPTAKVADAFALMSENRIGGIPITNDTGILVGILTNRDLRFCKDRNMLIQDLMTKDRLITAPEKTTLKQAEDILHEYRIEKLPVVDKNGKLVGLITYKDITKVKNYPNSTKDTAGRLRVAAAVGVTPDMMQRMEALVSAGVDFICIDTAHGHSHGVLETIKKAKQAFKELDIVGGNVATGAGAKALADAGVDAVKVGVGPGSICTTRVVAGVGVPQLSAIYEAAVALKGTGVPVIGDGGIRYTGDMVKALAAGANTVMAGSLFAGTEESPGKTVIFEGRKFKTYRGMGSLEAMQEGSKDRYFQDVEDDIKKLVPEGIVGRVPYKGTMSEVIYQFVGGLRAGMGYCGAGDIPALQETAQFVKITVAGVNESHPHDVTITNEAPNYSR; encoded by the coding sequence ATGGAAACACCTTCTCTTTTCACCTCCCATCATAAGTTTGTCGGCGAAGGATTAACCTTTGATGACGTCCTCCTGTTACCGGCTTACTCTCAGGTTCTGCCCCGAGAAACGGATATACGGACACAGGTTACCAAAAACATCAGCATCAACATCCCGATACTGTCTGCAGCTATGGACACCGTTACCGAATCTGTGATGGCCATCGCTCTGGCACGGGAAGGCGGCATCGGTGTATTGCATAAGAACATGTCCATTGACATGCAGGCGCAGGAAGTGCGCAAGGTGAAACGCTCTGAAAGCGGGCTGATTACCGACCCTATTACCCTGAAACCTACGGCAAAGGTGGCGGATGCGTTTGCACTCATGTCTGAAAACAGAATTGGCGGTATTCCTATCACCAACGACACCGGGATACTGGTGGGGATTCTAACCAACCGTGATTTGCGTTTTTGCAAGGACAGGAATATGCTCATCCAGGATTTGATGACGAAAGACCGCCTCATCACCGCACCGGAAAAAACCACCTTAAAGCAGGCGGAAGACATCCTGCATGAATACCGGATTGAGAAACTGCCGGTGGTAGACAAGAACGGAAAGCTGGTGGGTCTAATCACGTACAAAGACATCACCAAAGTCAAAAACTATCCTAATTCCACCAAAGATACAGCGGGAAGGCTTCGGGTCGCTGCTGCCGTTGGCGTTACACCGGATATGATGCAGCGAATGGAAGCACTGGTGTCAGCCGGCGTGGACTTTATCTGCATTGATACGGCGCACGGACATTCGCATGGCGTATTGGAAACGATTAAGAAAGCAAAACAAGCCTTTAAAGAACTGGATATCGTGGGCGGAAACGTGGCTACCGGTGCGGGAGCCAAAGCGCTCGCAGATGCAGGTGTGGATGCCGTAAAAGTGGGTGTTGGCCCCGGCTCTATCTGCACCACCAGAGTGGTGGCAGGAGTGGGTGTACCTCAGTTGAGTGCTATCTACGAAGCGGCGGTGGCGCTGAAAGGAACCGGTGTGCCGGTTATCGGCGACGGCGGCATCCGATATACGGGCGATATGGTAAAAGCGCTGGCAGCCGGCGCCAATACGGTGATGGCAGGTTCTTTGTTTGCCGGCACGGAAGAAAGCCCCGGAAAAACGGTGATTTTCGAAGGGCGTAAATTCAAGACCTACCGTGGCATGGGCAGCCTGGAAGCGATGCAGGAAGGTTCCAAAGACCGTTATTTTCAGGATGTGGAAGATGATATCAAAAAATTAGTGCCGGAAGGCATCGTTGGCCGTGTGCCGTATAAGGGAACGATGAGTGAAGTCATTTACCAGTTTGTAGGCGGGTTGCGCGCCGGTATGGGTTATTGCGGCGCAGGGGATATTCCGGCATTACAGGAAACCGCACAGTTTGTAAAGATTACCGTTGCCGGCGTGAATGAAAGCCACCCGCACGATGTAACCATAACCAACGAAGCGCCAAATTACAGCAGGTAG
- a CDS encoding ABC transporter permease has product MNLELNIAGRYLFSKKSTNAINIISLVSGLAMLFGTLALILVLSVFNGLEDLVKSLYTVFYPDIVITTREGKTFDITNELRQKVGSIHYIDVFSFTLEENALLEYTERQHICTVKGVDANYFNVVKQFDTFMVGGKKLLKSDSINYAVVGVGVEQKLGLNAAQAFHPVAIYMPRKSSSSFRSMENAFNKSYVTTSGAFAVSDEFDTKYAFVPLDFFQQLTDNYQRASKVEIRLKDAKNTETAIGFIKNKIGSDFLVKSRYEQNEVLYKILKSEKWVTFAILVFIMIIASFNIIGALSMLVLEKKKDIATLTALGIHKNNIVKIFLLEGILMSCAGAFIGMLLAFILCTLQQKVGLVAMPGTSFLVNYYPVKMQLSDFAAVSAVVVCISLVSAYLPAKKAAASAEKEYLSYL; this is encoded by the coding sequence ATGAACCTCGAACTCAACATAGCAGGAAGGTATTTATTCAGTAAAAAATCTACCAATGCCATCAATATCATCTCGCTGGTAAGCGGTTTGGCTATGTTGTTTGGCACACTCGCCCTGATTTTAGTTTTATCTGTATTCAACGGGTTGGAAGACCTGGTAAAATCCCTGTACACGGTCTTTTATCCGGACATAGTCATCACGACCAGGGAAGGAAAGACGTTTGACATTACAAATGAGCTGCGGCAAAAGGTTGGATCCATCCATTACATCGATGTCTTTAGCTTTACACTGGAAGAAAATGCCTTGTTGGAATATACCGAACGTCAGCATATCTGTACCGTAAAAGGCGTTGATGCCAATTATTTCAATGTCGTAAAGCAATTTGACACCTTTATGGTGGGAGGAAAAAAATTATTGAAGAGCGACAGTATCAACTATGCCGTTGTGGGTGTTGGCGTGGAACAGAAACTGGGATTGAATGCCGCCCAGGCCTTTCATCCCGTTGCGATTTACATGCCGAGAAAATCCTCCTCTTCTTTCAGATCCATGGAGAATGCCTTCAATAAAAGTTATGTGACCACCTCCGGGGCATTTGCCGTTTCGGATGAATTTGACACCAAATATGCTTTTGTTCCTTTGGATTTCTTTCAACAGCTGACCGATAATTATCAAAGAGCCTCAAAAGTTGAAATCCGCCTGAAGGACGCAAAAAACACGGAAACAGCCATCGGGTTCATCAAGAATAAGATCGGCAGCGACTTTCTTGTAAAGAGCCGGTATGAACAAAATGAAGTGTTGTATAAAATCTTGAAAAGCGAGAAATGGGTCACCTTTGCCATCCTGGTTTTCATTATGATCATAGCCTCCTTTAATATCATCGGTGCGCTTTCGATGCTGGTGCTGGAAAAGAAAAAGGACATCGCCACACTAACGGCATTAGGTATCCATAAAAACAACATCGTAAAGATTTTTTTACTGGAAGGCATCTTAATGTCCTGTGCAGGCGCATTTATCGGCATGTTGCTGGCATTTATTCTTTGCACCCTGCAGCAGAAAGTCGGACTGGTTGCCATGCCGGGCACTTCCTTCCTGGTGAACTACTACCCGGTAAAGATGCAACTCTCGGACTTTGCCGCCGTATCAGCCGTTGTGGTCTGTATCAGCCTGGTTTCTGCGTATCTCCCTGCAAAGAAAGCGGCCGCTTCCGCAGAAAAAGAATATTTAAGTTATCTGTAA
- a CDS encoding transposase, with amino-acid sequence MAAMYTKKISNNPLGFKSIIKYLPKDACIVMEATSSYYMPFAYYLHSQQILLSIVNPLSVNHFCKMRMSRAKTDRKDAAMIAQYGKSETPRLWQPKAEHLLELQQLQAILDNLTKQKTSCSNQLEAFVSSGKMSKDVSKIIKKQIAFMIRR; translated from the coding sequence ATGGCTGCTATGTACACAAAAAAGATTAGCAATAATCCACTGGGTTTTAAAAGCATTATCAAATATTTGCCGAAAGATGCCTGCATAGTGATGGAAGCTACCAGTAGTTACTATATGCCGTTTGCGTATTATTTACATTCGCAGCAAATATTGTTAAGTATTGTAAATCCATTGTCAGTAAATCATTTTTGTAAGATGCGAATGAGTAGAGCTAAAACAGACAGGAAAGATGCCGCCATGATAGCACAATATGGTAAGAGTGAAACACCAAGATTATGGCAACCCAAAGCAGAACATCTTTTAGAACTCCAGCAATTACAAGCGATTCTGGATAATCTCACCAAACAAAAAACAAGTTGTAGTAACCAATTAGAAGCTTTTGTCAGTAGTGGGAAGATGAGCAAGGATGTCAGTAAAATTATTAAGAAACAGATTGCTTTTATGATAAGGAGATAA
- a CDS encoding aspartate aminotransferase family protein codes for MLSQRQLFLQHVAQTSDTPLGLEIDHAEGVYLYDTSGKRYIDLISGISVSSLGHCHPRIVQAIQQQAARYAHTMVYGEFIQSPQVQLATYVCNLLPAALNSVYFTNSGTEATEGAMKLAKRFTGRTEIISCKNSYHGSTQGALSLLGDEYFKSNYRPLLPDTRQIRYNHSEDISLITKRTAAVFMETVQAEAGVLVPGKGYLQAVRKRCDETGTLLVFDEIQTGCGRTGSLFRFQAEQTVPDILLLGKAFGGGLPLACFISNKETMSVLQHHPVLGHITTFGGNAICCAAALASLQEIAELKLYETAGAKARLFEELLKHPAIRKINHCGLMMAVYLDNFENLKKVTDNCLENGLVTDWFLFASNCMRIAPPLIITEEEIRVSCRIILNALNNVYP; via the coding sequence ATGTTATCCCAGCGACAGCTATTTTTACAACATGTGGCACAAACGAGCGATACGCCTCTCGGTCTGGAAATTGACCATGCTGAAGGTGTCTATTTATATGATACATCCGGCAAACGATACATTGACCTTATTTCCGGCATCAGTGTCAGCAGTCTGGGACATTGTCATCCCAGAATCGTGCAAGCCATACAGCAGCAGGCGGCACGCTATGCGCACACCATGGTCTACGGTGAGTTTATTCAATCACCGCAGGTACAACTGGCAACATACGTTTGCAACCTGCTGCCGGCTGCTTTAAACTCCGTCTATTTTACCAATTCCGGAACGGAAGCTACTGAAGGCGCCATGAAACTGGCGAAACGATTTACAGGAAGAACGGAAATCATCTCCTGTAAAAATTCTTACCACGGCAGCACGCAGGGTGCGCTGAGTTTGTTGGGAGATGAATATTTCAAATCCAATTACCGTCCCTTATTGCCGGATACCCGGCAGATCCGATACAACCATTCAGAGGATATCTCTTTGATTACAAAAAGAACCGCCGCCGTTTTTATGGAAACTGTTCAGGCGGAGGCCGGTGTGCTGGTACCTGGCAAAGGATATTTACAGGCTGTCAGAAAACGATGCGACGAGACGGGCACATTGCTCGTGTTTGACGAGATACAAACGGGCTGCGGCAGAACAGGCAGTTTATTCCGCTTTCAGGCAGAGCAGACAGTACCGGATATTTTACTGCTCGGAAAAGCCTTCGGAGGCGGCCTGCCCCTGGCATGTTTTATTTCAAATAAAGAAACGATGAGCGTATTGCAGCACCATCCCGTATTGGGGCATATCACCACTTTCGGAGGCAATGCGATATGCTGTGCGGCTGCGCTGGCATCCTTACAGGAAATAGCGGAATTGAAGCTATATGAAACAGCAGGCGCAAAAGCCCGATTGTTTGAAGAATTATTAAAACATCCCGCCATCCGAAAGATTAACCATTGCGGACTGATGATGGCAGTCTATCTGGATAATTTCGAGAACCTGAAAAAGGTGACAGACAACTGCCTTGAAAACGGACTGGTGACGGACTGGTTTTTATTTGCCAGCAACTGCATGCGAATCGCTCCGCCTCTGATCATCACGGAAGAAGAGATTCGCGTATCTTGCCGGATTATTCTGAATGCCTTAAACAACGTATATCCATAG
- a CDS encoding oligosaccharide flippase family protein produces the protein MKKSFLFNVFFMVFVNFLIKPFWVFGIDRTVQNKLGEQEYGLYFAIFNFTYLFQILLDFGLQNYNNREVAADRSKINSLLPNILFFKTLLFIVYLVLCVAVAYPLGYLAKPFIWVILVNQILLSFTIYLRSNISAHQLFIKDALLSVLDKLLMIIFCGFLIWGNSSHFQLTVFNFALAQLAAYFITFLVCLFFSFRLTRRLRLSLDLNQFISISRQTLPYAIIHFLMTTYYRIDGVMLERLQGSNGAAESGIYAQGYRIMESLNNIGYLFATILLPMFAYRIAQKSEIKTLLKSSLSIIYCLSVSLIVCFFTYRTELMQLLYNTADSGYSAEVFGYLLLNFFPVAILYVIGTLLTANQNFRLMIATLVTAVILNISLNYILIIRMGAKGAGIATLITQLYMLACYSVYTFRIFKLRFNYKYVLQLSGFASICLSLVFILKTFRFSASIPLDLAYHICLYLICIPFLSYVLGLVNLKSLELKVGYKE, from the coding sequence TTGAAAAAATCGTTTCTGTTCAATGTATTCTTTATGGTCTTTGTCAACTTCCTGATAAAGCCGTTCTGGGTATTCGGTATCGACAGAACCGTACAGAATAAGCTGGGCGAACAGGAATACGGCTTGTATTTTGCCATCTTTAATTTCACCTATCTGTTTCAGATATTACTGGACTTCGGGCTGCAGAATTACAACAACCGGGAAGTCGCGGCTGACCGCAGCAAAATCAATTCATTGCTCCCGAACATCTTATTCTTTAAAACTCTGCTGTTTATTGTCTATCTGGTGTTGTGTGTGGCCGTCGCCTATCCGCTGGGCTATTTGGCAAAGCCCTTCATCTGGGTCATTCTAGTCAATCAGATTCTATTATCCTTCACCATTTATCTCCGTTCCAATATTTCCGCCCATCAGCTATTCATCAAGGATGCTCTGCTGTCCGTGCTGGATAAATTACTGATGATCATCTTTTGCGGTTTCTTAATCTGGGGCAACAGCAGCCACTTTCAATTAACCGTTTTCAATTTCGCACTGGCACAACTGGCAGCTTATTTCATCACGTTTTTGGTCTGTCTTTTTTTCTCATTCCGATTAACCCGCCGGTTAAGACTATCTCTCGATCTTAATCAGTTTATTTCCATATCCCGTCAAACCTTACCCTATGCCATTATCCATTTTCTGATGACCACCTACTACCGCATTGATGGTGTGATGCTGGAAAGGCTCCAGGGCAGCAATGGGGCAGCGGAATCCGGCATCTATGCGCAGGGCTACCGAATCATGGAATCGCTGAACAATATCGGTTATCTATTTGCCACCATCCTGCTGCCGATGTTTGCCTACAGGATTGCCCAAAAGTCCGAAATAAAAACACTCTTAAAATCGTCTCTATCGATCATCTATTGCCTGTCCGTATCATTGATAGTCTGTTTTTTTACGTACCGTACGGAACTGATGCAGCTGCTTTATAACACCGCTGACAGCGGTTATTCCGCCGAGGTATTCGGCTATTTGTTGTTAAACTTCTTTCCGGTAGCCATATTATACGTGATTGGAACGCTTCTCACCGCCAATCAGAATTTCAGATTAATGATTGCCACATTGGTGACGGCGGTCATCCTGAACATCTCTTTAAACTACATCCTCATCATACGGATGGGTGCCAAAGGAGCCGGAATAGCCACCTTAATCACCCAGCTGTATATGTTGGCTTGTTATTCCGTATATACGTTCCGTATTTTCAAACTAAGGTTCAACTATAAATATGTCTTACAGTTGTCAGGATTTGCATCGATTTGCCTGTCCCTGGTTTTCATATTAAAGACATTCCGTTTTTCTGCCAGCATTCCGTTAGACCTGGCTTATCATATATGCCTGTACCTCATTTGTATCCCATTCCTATCCTATGTGCTGGGATTGGTCAATTTGAAGTCGCTGGAGCTGAAAGTGGGTTATAAGGAATAA